A segment of the Desulfofundulus kuznetsovii DSM 6115 genome:
TCTAAGTCTTAGCAATTATGGGGGTTGAAAGACCTATTGGGGAGGTGAAATTAATGGTTAAATGAACAATCTACATTAACGTATCAACTTATTGTTGTATGGTCTGGATAGTTCAAATTCTCAAATTTTAGTAAAGGAGGATTATTATGTCTGGTTACTCAAAGTGGTTCAGGATTCCGAGAGATATTGTTTTCGGATGGGGCTGTCTAGAATATCTTAAACAGCTGGATGGAAAGAAAGCCGTAATTGTAACGGATAAAGTAATGCAGCAGCTCGGTTTTGTAGAAAAAGTAAAAAGTTATCTGGCAGAAGCAGGAATTAAAAGCACCGTCTTCGACGAAGTGGAACCGGATCCTTCCCGTCAAACGGTAAAGAAAGGCGCTAAGTTAATGCTTGAATACCAGCCGGATTTAATCGTAGGTTTAGGTGGCGGGTCTGCCATTGATGCCGGTAAAGCTATGTGGATCTTTTACGAACATCCTGATGTAACGTGGGAACAAATTTTCGTTCCTTTTACCGGCGTTCCTAAGCTGAGAAATAAGGCCAGATATGTGGCTATTCCTTCTACAAGTGGTACCGCTACCGAAGTAACCCTTGCCGCAGTAATTACCAACCGCGATGTTCAACCCAATGTGAAGGATTTCACCCTCTCCTATGAAGTCACGCCCGACATTGCTATTTGCGATCCTGAACTGCCATCCACTATGCCGCCGGTAGTTACCGCCAATACCGGTTTTGACGTAATCGTCCATGCCGTCGAGGCGTACGTTTCAGTAAACGCTACTGATGTGACTGACCCCATTGCGGTAAGTGCGGCTACCATGGCCTATAAGTGGTTACCGCTGGCTTTTGCCAACGGCAGTAATAAAGAAGCAAGAGAAAAAATGCATACCGCATCCCTGATGGCGGGATTTACCTTTACCAATACTGCCCTGGGACTGGTGCACAGTACCGCGCACCAAATTGGGGCGGAGTACAGGATACCGCACGGCCGGGCTAATGCGCTGATGTTACCGTATGTGGTTCAGTACAACACTCCTGCGGCTGCAGCCCGTTATGCAAATATTGCCCGGGCATTTGGCTATGATTCGACTGATCCGTATGAAGGGACGGCTAAATTTATTAAAGCGATCCGGGATCTGCAAAAACTCCTTGGCATACCTGCCTGCCTGAAAGATGCGGGTATTGATGAGCAAGACTTCCTGAATAAGGTAGATATGCTGGCCCAGAATGCCATGAAAGATGGTAGTACACCGGCCAATCCGCGAGTACCGACTGTGGAAGAAATCAAGAAAATCTTCCTTTGTGCCTACTACGGAAATGACGTCCTATAAGATTTTTAATGTAGTACGGGGCTTTAGGCCCCGTACTACCAAAAACCTTTCTAAACTATGGGAGTGAACATAATGGGTATTGAACCTATGATGGTAATTGGGGCTCTCGGCGGGGGCATACTGGGAGCAGCCATGGGGGCTCTCCCGGCCATTACGCTGTGGGGTGCTGTTTTGATGGTTGCCGGCCTGGCCGGGCTTGTCACCGGTAAACCCGCATTAGTATTGGATATTGCATTTAACCCGCTTTTCGGTGCACATATTGTATATGCCGGCGGGGCGGCTGCCGCTGCTTATGCGTGGTCAAAAGGGGTTTTGGAAAGTGGGTTGGATATACTCAAGCCCTTGTCCGGTTTTGGTAGACCAGATATTCTTTTGGTTGGTGGAATATTCGGCGTTATCGGTATGGTTTTGGAACGCGTAGGCACTGGTTTGGCGCTCCCTACTGATAATGTAGCGTTATCTGTGGTCATTACAGGTTGGTTGGCCAGGCTGCTTTTTGACCCTAAATGGCGAAC
Coding sequences within it:
- a CDS encoding iron-containing alcohol dehydrogenase, which translates into the protein MSGYSKWFRIPRDIVFGWGCLEYLKQLDGKKAVIVTDKVMQQLGFVEKVKSYLAEAGIKSTVFDEVEPDPSRQTVKKGAKLMLEYQPDLIVGLGGGSAIDAGKAMWIFYEHPDVTWEQIFVPFTGVPKLRNKARYVAIPSTSGTATEVTLAAVITNRDVQPNVKDFTLSYEVTPDIAICDPELPSTMPPVVTANTGFDVIVHAVEAYVSVNATDVTDPIAVSAATMAYKWLPLAFANGSNKEAREKMHTASLMAGFTFTNTALGLVHSTAHQIGAEYRIPHGRANALMLPYVVQYNTPAAAARYANIARAFGYDSTDPYEGTAKFIKAIRDLQKLLGIPACLKDAGIDEQDFLNKVDMLAQNAMKDGSTPANPRVPTVEEIKKIFLCAYYGNDVL